One Sphingopyxis macrogoltabida genomic region harbors:
- a CDS encoding M14 family metallopeptidase, translating to MTKSQIYPIGTPGEPWGAAEIETWRSRQSRQRHYDVDIIPRIDALAGRYDRVVYGEVDYAGETYPLLALRDRSFAPHLPTVLVTGGVHGYETSGVLGALTFMETAASDYAGKVNLLAIPCVSPWAYERINRWNYDAVDPNRNFRPDGPAREATALIELIASVPSPFLMHIDLHETTDTDASEFGPARAARDGKVNDLELIPDGFYVVDDSANRQPAFQQAIIAAVERVTHIAPPDDNGEIIGSPVVAHGVIEYPLKDLGLCGAITGARYTTTTEVYPDSPRTSPEECIEAQVVAVRAAIDFALANP from the coding sequence ATGACCAAGTCGCAGATTTATCCGATCGGCACCCCCGGCGAGCCTTGGGGCGCCGCCGAAATCGAGACGTGGCGCAGCCGGCAATCGCGCCAGCGCCATTACGATGTCGATATCATACCCCGTATCGACGCATTGGCCGGACGCTATGATCGGGTCGTTTACGGCGAAGTCGACTATGCTGGGGAAACATACCCGCTGCTCGCGCTTCGCGACCGCTCGTTCGCGCCCCATCTTCCGACCGTCCTCGTGACGGGAGGCGTGCATGGTTACGAGACAAGCGGCGTCCTCGGCGCGCTGACCTTTATGGAAACCGCCGCTTCGGATTATGCCGGCAAGGTCAATCTTCTCGCGATCCCCTGCGTCAGCCCGTGGGCCTATGAGCGTATCAACCGATGGAATTACGACGCGGTCGATCCGAACCGCAACTTTCGTCCCGACGGGCCGGCGCGCGAAGCGACGGCGCTCATCGAGTTGATCGCGTCGGTGCCGTCGCCATTTCTGATGCATATCGACCTTCATGAAACGACCGACACCGACGCCAGCGAATTCGGGCCCGCGCGGGCGGCGCGCGACGGCAAGGTCAACGATCTCGAACTGATCCCCGACGGCTTTTATGTTGTCGACGACAGCGCAAATCGGCAGCCGGCGTTCCAGCAGGCGATTATCGCCGCGGTCGAGCGCGTAACCCACATCGCTCCGCCCGACGACAATGGCGAGATCATCGGCTCACCGGTCGTGGCCCATGGCGTGATCGAATATCCCCTGAAGGACCTCGGCCTCTGCGGCGCGATTACGGGGGCGCGGTATACGACAACCACCGAAGTCTATCCGGACAGCCCGCGCACATCGCCGGAGGAGTGCATCGAGGCGCAGGTCGTGGCGGTGCGCGCCGCCATCGACTTTGCGCTCGCCAATCCCTGA
- a CDS encoding SDR family NAD(P)-dependent oxidoreductase: protein MEGRLSGKIILLSGGTRGMGEAQVRGMVREGAQVVFGGRDRDAGTAVAASLDGKAHFVPLDVTKPEEWKTVVDFAVERFGRIDGLVNNAGVGATRPLIDIGDEEWAGIIAVNQNGVFWGMREGARAMLQSGGGSIVNVASPAGTKAHANLVAYSAAKAAVIGMSRAAAKELAPRGIRVNVLIPGFFATRLLTETTNSEALVRGAQLTPLGRVAQPEESVGAVLFLLSDESSFVTGTQVVVDGGYTA from the coding sequence ATGGAAGGCCGGTTGTCGGGGAAAATCATTCTTCTGTCGGGCGGGACCCGGGGGATGGGCGAAGCGCAGGTTCGCGGAATGGTACGCGAAGGCGCGCAGGTCGTTTTCGGCGGGCGGGACCGGGACGCGGGAACGGCGGTCGCGGCATCGCTCGACGGCAAGGCCCATTTTGTGCCGCTCGACGTCACCAAGCCCGAGGAATGGAAGACTGTAGTCGACTTCGCGGTGGAGCGGTTCGGCCGGATCGACGGGCTTGTGAACAATGCAGGGGTGGGCGCCACGCGCCCGCTGATCGACATCGGCGATGAGGAGTGGGCCGGCATCATCGCGGTCAACCAGAATGGCGTATTCTGGGGCATGCGCGAGGGCGCGCGCGCGATGCTGCAATCGGGCGGCGGCTCGATCGTCAACGTCGCATCGCCTGCGGGCACGAAGGCCCATGCGAATCTTGTCGCCTATTCGGCCGCCAAAGCGGCAGTGATCGGGATGTCGCGGGCGGCGGCCAAGGAACTCGCGCCCCGCGGCATTCGCGTCAATGTCCTGATCCCCGGTTTTTTCGCGACGCGCTTGCTGACCGAGACGACGAACAGCGAGGCCCTCGTCCGCGGGGCGCAATTGACGCCGCTCGGGCGCGTCGCGCAACCGGAAGAGAGCGTTGGTGCGGTGCTGTTCCTGCTTTCGGACGAAAGCAGCTTCGTGACGGGTACACAGGTCGTCGTCGACGGCGGCTACACCGCCTGA
- a CDS encoding GFA family protein — MIEGGCNCGAVRYRAEGNPIVVAQCHCTNCRRQSGSAFSVNLLFKGAAVSQDGELSVYEDRDTFSGNAVLRKFCGRCGSPVFSEPTDGKGLLIVKAGTLDDPASFVPTVSVWTSTALPWVVLPEGQYAFEKNA; from the coding sequence ATGATCGAGGGCGGATGCAATTGCGGCGCGGTGCGTTACCGCGCCGAAGGCAACCCCATCGTGGTGGCGCAATGCCATTGCACCAACTGCCGCCGGCAGTCGGGCAGTGCCTTCTCGGTCAACCTGCTCTTCAAGGGGGCGGCCGTCAGCCAAGACGGTGAACTGTCGGTCTATGAAGACAGGGACACCTTCTCCGGCAACGCGGTGCTGCGGAAATTCTGCGGTCGCTGCGGGTCGCCGGTCTTTTCGGAGCCCACCGATGGAAAGGGGCTGTTGATCGTCAAGGCGGGAACGCTCGACGATCCGGCCTCCTTCGTTCCGACGGTCAGCGTCTGGACGTCGACCGCGCTGCCTTGGGTCGTGTTACCCGAAGGGCAATATGCGTTCGAAAAGAACGCCTGA
- a CDS encoding TetR/AcrR family transcriptional regulator — protein sequence MPASQARKKKGPGRPLTPLITRDTAIAVSIDLLDRKGLDALTVQAVARELNVQAPSLYYHFKNRDELLHMIARTLLVEVGQGEKPGSSWEERVIDLAVATRRVMLNHAHAGPLMLRFFPRELMLGAYERGLSDCPYPPEHHLAVLEALEKLTYGKSLFDAAAKAHDHAAMPPVDATRYPLLAAAIAKSPVSDEALFVETLQVLLDGFRFRYGQRGETI from the coding sequence TTGCCCGCCAGCCAAGCCAGGAAGAAAAAGGGGCCGGGACGCCCGCTGACGCCCCTGATCACGCGCGATACGGCAATCGCCGTGTCGATCGACCTGCTCGATCGCAAGGGGCTCGACGCCTTGACCGTGCAGGCGGTGGCGCGCGAACTGAACGTCCAGGCGCCGTCGCTCTATTATCATTTCAAGAATCGCGACGAGCTTCTCCACATGATCGCGAGGACCTTGCTGGTCGAGGTGGGGCAGGGCGAGAAGCCGGGCTCGTCGTGGGAGGAGCGGGTGATCGATCTCGCGGTTGCGACGCGGCGCGTGATGTTGAATCATGCGCATGCCGGGCCGTTGATGCTACGCTTCTTCCCGCGCGAGTTGATGCTCGGTGCCTATGAGCGCGGACTGTCGGACTGCCCTTATCCGCCCGAGCATCACCTCGCGGTTCTCGAGGCGCTCGAAAAGCTGACCTATGGCAAGTCGCTTTTCGACGCGGCGGCCAAGGCGCACGACCATGCCGCGATGCCGCCGGTGGATGCGACGCGCTACCCGCTGCTGGCCGCGGCGATTGCCAAATCGCCGGTGTCGGACGAGGCACTGTTCGTCGAAACATTGCAGGTGCTGCTCGACGGTTTCAGATTTCGATACGGACAGAGAGGTGAAACGATATGA